A portion of the Lolium rigidum isolate FL_2022 chromosome 1, APGP_CSIRO_Lrig_0.1, whole genome shotgun sequence genome contains these proteins:
- the LOC124683387 gene encoding uncharacterized protein LOC124683387, translated as MLAPPASIRALAFHRRLPFPRVLLPHSPPPPPPHPCPTPARSLMVSPAETASEEEAEEEALPGAAGAGDGGEVSTEEWQRWGTSAPLPAVVSDVVRQLLDMEFVAGEKMRFGGPGSKIKGDFKDVEDRKHRAVYETLADSDQKLQYYSARQIGCRLLGSRGYLCQKCWLPMEDCMCSKLAPRSLWRGIRFWLYMHPKDFLRQNNTGKLLWQVFGVDAASLCLFGIQEHEDIMWDAFQRSGKEKVSFLYPNKSVTPKCVKDLKFDDLTLNADLQVGVQREPLNLVLLDGTWSNSAALYRRLKERWTAIWGEEDIPCISLSMLTASVMHKLRPQPAWDRTCTAAAAAGLLSELHMRPELSEFDLEGQAEAVECSLDILLDALTVRRVRLGRSITRRERHRRDCI; from the exons ATGTTGGCTCCTCCCGCCTCCATCCGTGCCCTCGCCTTccaccgccgcctccccttcccccGCGTCCTCCTTCCCcactcgccgcctccgccgcctccgcacCCCTGCCCCACCCCCGCGCGCTCCCTCATGGTCTCCCCCGCCGAGACAGCcagcgaggaggaggcggaggaggaagccctccCCGGTGCCGCCGGCGCTGGGGACGGCGGCGAGGTGAGCACGGAGGAGTGGCAGCGATGGGGCACCTCTGCGCCTCTCCCGGCCGTGGTGTCCGACGTCGTCCGCCAGCTGCTCGACATGGAGTTCGTGGCCGGCGAGAAGATGCGCTTCGGCGGCCCCGGCTCCAAGATAAAG GGCGATTTCAAGGACGTGGAGGACAGGAAGCACAGGGCTGTCTACGAGACCCTCGCCGACTCCGACCAGAAGCTGCAGTACTACTCCGCCCGGCAGATTGGTTGCCGTCTGCTCGGGAGCAGGGGCTATCTGTGCCAGAAG TGCTGGCTACCGATGGAAGACTGCATGTGCTCGAAACTTGCCCCTCGCAGTTTGTGGAGGGGAATAAGATTCTGGCTATACATGCATCCGAAG GACTTCTTGCGGCAAAACAATACTGGGAAGTTACTCTGGCAAGTATTTGGCGTCGATGCTGCGTCCCTGTGTCTCTTTGGCATCCAAGAGCATGAAGATATCATGTGGGATGCATTCCAGCGTTCAG GAAAGGAGAAGGTCTCATTTCTGTACCCAAATAAGAGTGTGACCCCCAAGTGTGTCAAGGATCTTAAATTTGATGATTTGACCTTGAATGCTGACCTTCAGGTG GGAGTGCAACGTGAGCCCCTTAACTTGGTTTTGCTTGATGGTACCTGGAGTAATTCTGCCGCATTATACAGAAGGCTGAAG GAGAGGTGGACTGCAATATGGGGGGAGGAAGACATACCTTGTATCTCACTGTCTATGCTGACCGCCTCAGTGATGCATAAACTGCG ACCGCAACCAGCGTGGGATCGTACCTGCACTGCGGCAGCTGCAGCTGGTCTCCTCTCTGAATTGCACATGCGGCCTGAGCTGAGTGAATTTGATCTCGAAGGGCAAGCTGAGGCAGTGGAGTGCTCGCTGGATATCTTGCTAGATGCTCTCACAGTTCGACGGGTTCGCCTGGGTCGGTCTATTACCCGAAGAGAGAGACATAGAAGGGACTGCATATAG
- the LOC124691804 gene encoding probable pre-mRNA-splicing factor ATP-dependent RNA helicase DEAH5 → MAGAGSSGGASEAMRRLTDLSLVSKVCSELEAHGGVGDRDLAEFIVHLARRSPSVADFHARLRDHDFDAPDYLARTLHTVIHAIPAAPAPQNPASDSEEEEEEGAADPELYLVYHGRVTRVVDAGCFVRLDGARGREGLVHASRMPALAAVRRGQGVFVKVVSLDWGNLALSMLDLDQETGREIPPPARPLSVDDAIPRANRSAAPAGTSGKRVGLSGIVIAEEGLPAPRRRARRMSSPERWELKQLIASGALNARDYPAALDDEGTQYQEEEEEEMEEELEIELNEDEPPFLSGQGRSSVELSPVRISRNPEGSMSQAATLQAALVKERRDIQSHEQRAMLDSIPKDLNRPWEDPVPDAGGRCIAQELRGAGLSARSMPEWKKESYGKAVTFGQRSSLSLKEQRQSLPIYRLKNELIEAVHRNLVLVVIGETGSGKTTQVTQYLAEAGYTAGGKIACTQPRRVAAESVAKRVAEESGCRLGEEVGYCIRFDDRTGPDTVIKYMTDGMLLREIMVDRNLSGYSVIMLDEAHERTIYTDILFGLLKKLIRRRDDLRLIVTSATLDAEKFSGYFFDCNIFTIPGRTFPVEILYAKQPQSDYMDSALRTVLEIHMSEPEGDILLFLTGQEEIDHACSYLHEKMKALGEDAPDLLIYAAYGALPSEMQSKIFEPTPPGKRKVVVATNIAEASITIDGIYYVVDPGFAKVNVYNPKRGLDSLVITPISQASAKQRAGRAGRTGPGKCYRLYTESAYRNEMPPTSTPEIQRINLGWTVLNMKAMGINELGAFDFMDPPAPQALISAMEQLYSLGALDEEGLLTKLGRKMAEFPQEPPLSKMLLASVDLGCSDEIVTIIAMIQTGNVFYRPREKQTQADRKRGNFFQPEGDHITLLTVYQAWKAKQFSGPWCVENFLQISSLRRAQDVRKQLLEIMDRYRLDVVSAGNDLTKVRRAITAGFFFNTARKDPQGGGYRTLADNQQVYIHPSSALFHQQPQWVIYNEIVMTSKEYMREVTAISPAWLVELAPRFYKSIDPAKMSKRKRQERLEPLHDRYNEPNSWRLSKRHG, encoded by the coding sequence ATGGCGGGGGCGGGCTCGTCCGGCGGGGCGAGCGAAGCGATGCGGCGGCTCACCGACCTATCCCTCGTCTCCAAGGTCTGCTCCGAGCTGGAGGCCCACGGCGGCGTCGGCGACCGCGACCTCGCCGAGTTCATCGTCCACCTCGCCCGCCGCTCCCCCTCCGTCGCCGACTTCCACGCCAGGCTCAGGGACCACGACTTCGACGCGCCGGACTACCTCGCCCGCACCCTCCACACCGTCATCCACGCCATCCCCGCCGCTCCCGCTCCCCAAAACCCCGCCTCCGACagtgaggaagaggaggaagagggcgcTGCGGATCCGGAGCTCTACCTGGTGTACCACGGGAGGGTCACGCGGGTGGTGGACGCCGGGTGCTTCGTGCGCCTCGACGGCGCGCGCGGCCGCGAGGGGCTCGTCCACGCCTCCCGGATGCCCGCCCTCGCCGCCGTGAGGCGCGGCCAGGGAGTGTTCGTCAAGGTCGTCTCCCTGGACTGGGGGAACCTAGCGCTGTCGATGCTGGACCTCGACCAGGAAACCGGAAGGGAGATCCCGCCGCCAGCGCGTCCTCTATCTGTTGATGATGCTATCCCTAGGGCCAATCGATCGGCTGCTCCTGCGGGAACCTCTGGGAAGAGGGTTGGGCTGTCAGGAATTGTGATTGCCGAGGAGGGGCTGCCTGCGCCGCGGAGGCGGGCAAGGCGGATGAGCTCCCCGGAGAGGTGGGAGCTCAAACAGCTGATTGCTTCCGGGGCACTGAATGCGAGGGACTACCCCGCTGCGCTCGATGATGAGGGGACACAgtaccaggaagaagaagaagaagaaatggaggaggagctcgagatcGAGCTCAACGAAGACGAGCCACCCTTCTTATCTGGACAGGGCCGCTCCTCGGTTGAACTGTCTCCGGTCAGGATTTCCAGGAATCCGGAAGGATCAATGAGCCAGGCTGCAACACTGCAAGCCGCGCTTGTCAAGGAGCGGCGTGACATTCAGAGCCACGAGCAGAGAGCAATGCTTGACTCCATCCCCAAGGATCTCAATCGGCCATGGGAGGATCCTGTGCCCGATGCTGGTGGGCGGTGTATCGCGCAGGAACTGAGGGGCGCCGGCCTATCAGCGCGGAGCATGCCGGAGTGGAAGAAGGAGTCTTATGGGAAGGCTGTAACGTTCGGGCAGAGGTCGAGCCTCTCCCTGAAGGAGCAGAGGCAGAGCCTTCCAATTTACAGGCTGAAGAATGAGCTCATCGAAGCTGTTCATCGCAATCTTGTTTTGGTCGTTATCGGCGAGACGGGGTCAGGGAAAACTACGCAGGTTACCCAGTACCTTGCCGAGGCAGGCTACACTGCAGGTGGGAAAATCGCGTGCACGCAACCTCGCAGGGTTGCTGCGGAGTCGGTTGCGAAGCGGGTAGCAGAGGAGTCTGGTTGTCGATTGGGAGAGGAAGTTGGTTACTGTATACGTTTTGACGATCGCACTGGACCTGATACGGTCATCAAGTATATGACAGATGGTATGCTCCTACGGGAGATTATGGTAGACAGGAACCTCTCTGGTTACTCTGTGATCATGCTTGATGAGGCACATGAGAGGACCATCTATACGGACATCCTCTTTGGCTTGCTAAAGAAGCTGATTAGGCGGAGAGATGATCTCAGGTTGATTGTCACTTCCGCTACTCTTGATGCAGAGAAATTCTCTGGATATTTCTTCGATTGCAATATTTTCACCATTCCTGGAAGAACGTTTCCTGTGGAGATACTGTATGCAAAACAGCCACAGAGCGATTACATGGATTCTGCATTGCGCACTGTGTTGGAGATTCATATGAGTGAACCTGAAGGCGATATCCTCTTGTTCTTGACTGGCCAGGAAGAGATTGATCATGCCTGTAGCTATCTTCAcgagaagatgaaggctctgggtGAGGATGCACCTGATTTGCTAATCTATGCAGCGTACGGTGCCCTTCCAAGTGAAATGCAGTCAAAGATCTTTGAACCTACTCCTCCTGGGAAGAGGAAGGTGGTTGTGGCAACCAACATCGCAGAAGCATCTATTACAATTGATGGGATATACTATGTTGTTGACCCAGGCTTtgcaaaagttaatgtttataacCCGAAACGAGGACTGGATTCACTGGTTATCACTCCAATCTCGCAGGCATCAGCTAAGCAAAGAGCAGGGCGTGCTGGGCGTACAGGCCCAGGCAAGTGTTACCGTCTGTACACAGAAAGCGCGTATCGTAATGAAATGCCCCCAACGTCAACTCCGGAAATTCAGAGGATAAACTTGGGGTGGACAGTTCTTAATATGAAGGCAATGGGGATCAATGAACTAGGGGCATTTGACTTCATGGACCCTCCAGCACCTCAAGCACTTATCTCTGCTATGGAACAGCTGTACAGCCTTGGTGCcttagatgaagaaggtctgctTACTAAACTAGGGAGAAAGATGGCCGAGTTTCCACAAGAACCACCACTTTCGAAAATGCTCCTGGCTAGTGTGGACCTCGGATGCAGTGATGAGATAGTGACTATCATTGCAATGATTCAAACTGGGAATGTGTTCTACCGTCCAAGGGAAAAACAAACTCAGGCGGACCGGAAAAGGGGTAACTTTTTCCAGCCGGAAGGGGATCACATCACTTTACTCACCGTGTATCAGGCATGGAAGGCAAAACAGTTTTCGGGGCCATGGTGCGTTGAGAATTTTCTTCAGATATCATCGCTGAGGAGAGCACAGGATGTGAGGAAGCAGCTCCTGGAGATCATGGACAGGTATAGGCTTGATGTTGTCTCTGCTGGCAATGATCTCACAAAGGTAAGAAGAGCCATCACCGCAGGCTTCTTCTTCAACACTGCCAGGAAGGATCCCCAGGGAGGAGGATACAGGACCCTTGCTGATAACCAGCAGGTATATATCCACCCAAGCAGCGCACTCTTTCATCAGCAGCCACAATGGGTGATTTACAATGAAATTGTCATGACCTCGAAAGAGTACATGAGGGAGGTCACAGCCATCAGCCCAGCATGGCTTGTCGAATTGGCACCGAGGTTCTACAAATCTATCGACCCGGCAAAGATGAGCAAGCGGAAGCGCCAGGAAAGGCTCGAGCCTCTGCATGACAGATACAACGAGCCCAACTCGTGGCGCCTCAGCAAGCGCCATGGATAA